The genomic DNA TTAACCAGATGATGAAAGTGTTACTGTTAAAATGCTGAACATTATGTTCCTTGAAATACTTGATTTTGTCATTAGGAAGGAATTTTAACTCCACCTGGTGGCAAGCCAGGTTAGATTTGCAGCATCTAacctgctgctggaagcaagaagaaatactGCCATATTCCACTGTCTGTGTGGCATCTCCTTCGTATAAGGCTTACAAATGTCCTTCACTTCTATTGGAGTTTTTTGCCCTTTTAAGTGCTGATAGAGCTATAGATTTTTGTGAATTACATGAATACAATTTACTACTGGAACACAATACAAAGTCTCTTTTTAGATGATACgttatttttcttattagaaTGCAGCACTCTAAAAATGCTCATTCTAGTAAGAATTTTAATAGCAGCCCATGAATCTCtactatatatttatatacagaTCCAAGAATCTATAACCTACCTGTGAAGATTACTTTCCTTTTAACTTGGACCTATGGCACTtgagcactgaagaaaacaccACTTGGACTATTGGCCCTGCTCTGCCATCTCTCATAACcaacttctgctgttttttagAAGGATTAAATCTTTCCAATCACCTTGgaataaacaatttttttcccctgtccaTTCTCACAGACAAATTGATAAGCAAAGGAAGAATCTAGGTCTTGGCCTCATGAGCTACAGAGAGTAGTCAGAGAGCTGACTTAGTCTGGTGTTACTCATGGTGATAACCTCCAGAGGTCTTTCCCAGTAACTTGCCTATAACTCTGTAATTTTTGGAAGCATCTTCAATGACATCCTGGAAATCTCTAAGATACTGAGAGGGAAACTGCAATATTGACTATGGTTGTGATGAAAGTGAACTAGTGGACTGTACATGCCTATGGTGAGCACTACAAAATAGTGAATGCCACAAAAATCATACCTGGCGTATGCAGGGTGTACCAGATGTGTCAGTTAAGCTTACAGTCATGGATGCTTATAGAAGAACAGACACAGAGTGGCACTGAAAGAGTTTAGAGGATAAATGTCAGATTCATCAAACATTATACATTATAAGTTAGGCTAATGCAGAGATTTAGTTTCCCAGCTGACAGACATGAAGGATTGATCATTTTATCAGTCCTTATTGGCATACATTAGAGACAGCTTCTCAGAACATGTTGAGGCTGCTGATCAACACAATCACTTCAATATAGATGCCAGCTCCAATTtaaagcacacagaagaaaataataaacaaacaaaaagaaaaaaacacccaagTACTGGGAATTGAGGTAACATAGtatgtatttcaaagaaaggaaatagaatGAAACTCAGAAGATTGAAAATACCAGGACTTATCACAGAAGTCAACCCATATTAGTAGATTGCCCATTTTAGTAGGCAACAAAAATCTCACGTACATGTCTGCATTTCTTTACAATTTTCTGGTTTATCAAGAAATTGAACATTCAAGATAAACATCTGCTTGCCTTCTCAGATGTAAGTATAGGGGTCTTCACGAAGGAAAGAGTCTCATAGCACTGGATGATTCAGTTAGCCAGGTCTGCACTGATCTTAATCACTTCTATCTATTATGTAAAACAgtttgtgcagcagcagggttGTGTACATATGGCCAGCAAGAAGCACAGCATATTATCATCAGTTTGTGAGTGTTTGCAAAGTGCAATCCCCAGGTTACATAACTGTCTTTCTAAGAATACTGAAGATTACAGCATCAGAATTCAGATAAGAAATAGCTATCTTGTTCAGCATGGATACAACTAAACCTAACGGCTCATCTGCACAGCAGCCAACTGCTACTTATTCTCCAGCAAACTTGAAAATGAAGCCTTGCATCTGGTTTGAATCTTAGTGACCTTGCTTCAATCTCACCTATTGGTTCAAAAATGTACCCAGTGACACTCTGAACTGATGAGAAAAGCATTTAAGtacaaaatcagaaaagcatCCTTATTTGAGATGGTACTGAAGACATGTTTAGATTAAATACTGGCTTAACGTGGCACTGCTTTATACAGAAGAGATTATATATTCAAGGgctgttttaaataaaagccaTACAGTTGTGTCCTCACTAATGACTTCCCACAAAAGTTCATAACCACCTGTCAATCCAGAGAAAAATGATCTCTCATACTAGTAATGACATatactcattaaaaataaataaataaataaataaatatacacacacatatatatatactagGTAGAATCTTTTCCAAGGTAATCCAAATGCAACATAATTTGTATTCCACACCTCTCAGAGTAACAAAAACTAAGCTGAAAGATTCAAAGACATTCGCCTAGGAAACAGTAAAGTCCTAGAGTTACTTATGTTTAAAGAACAATCTAAGTTATTTTAgcatgtgatttttctttctttcataggCCACCCAGAAATCTTCCCCTTAGTTTTCACTACAAGGACCCAAGAAATTTTTAATTGCCGAGTGGATGAGGatgtcacagaagaaaattgtttcagGCTTATTAAAAAAGACGACATCATTCAGGACCTAAAAACAAGAGCTGCTATTTCAGATTTCCACCCTGTCAAAAACATTGTCCTGGTACGTAGCTTATTGTGTTCTCACTTCAGAACTTTATATTCTCAGAGTGCATATTTAACAGTAGGGTCTGTCCTTGTTTGACTCTGTAAATACACCAATGCTCTAATAGCCAAAGGTCACAGATCACAGTCAGCTGTAGAAGTTTCTCATGGCTCAATgtgcactttttaaaaactatcTTTAAACTGGGAATATACTAAAAGTAACATAAATGTGACCAGGTTTGATTCTGTGAACAGACAGAGCTGCACGTATTTTGCTTTCCCTGATTCATTGCCTTATCACTGAAAATCACTGAGacagattttctgtttaattctgCATGTGAAAATATTAGTTCTGTTCCACACATTttgattacaaaataaaatccgTCTGTGCTGTTCAATTAACATGTGATCTTAGCAGAGAAATTAATAGATTAACCAAGATACTGATTTTACACAACATCATTAGTCTGCATTCTGCCAGTCCCAGGCTTATATCTTTctcagatttttcatttttcctctctctccagTCTTCcactaattattttaattgaaataggAATACCCAGGGGAAGAACTTCTGATAGTTTTTGATGCAAATTTCCAGTATGGACAGAACTTTTATCTTGTTGCTTCCGAGGAAGCgaaagaaaactttctgaaggtAAGGAAAAACACCACAGCGTTATTCTGTCTATGAACATTTCAGAATCTTGTCTCAAAAATATTCCAGCATTGCTCTCACGTTCAGTTAATATCTGATTTGTGCTTTGCAAGCCAGAACGTTCCTCTGAAGGATAACCTGGTAAAGAAAAATAGATATATTGCTGTAAAAATACCTTTGGCAGTGAGAAAAACAAGTAAATTATGTTCTACTTCAGAGGGCTGGTATTGCTGCATTTTTATAAGTGTTAATTTTCTCTTCCAACATCCATGTTTTTGATTAAGACATACATTTAAGAAATTGTAATATATTGGATACCTTCAAGtaaatattgtatttatttttcacagtatgtatttttatatattcttcAAATCATACATATATAGATATTTAATTTTAGACAATTGCATATATACACAATTCCCCTTGTGTACTGCATTGTTAGATTATACCATTCTTCAACAGGAGAGTCTCTCCCAGCAGAAGTAACGATTAATAGAAAGGCAAATTGCAATTCCACACAAGAAGGCCTACTGTAGAAAATCACTATAAATTCTTTCTTTAGAGCAGTGTTTGGCTTCCGAGACAACTCTTGACTACACTGTAACACTCTTCAGTACTTAAATAGGTAACAGTTACTGTCAAATGGATGAATGGGTCATAACCCCACTGAGTGCAGGGACACATTATAGCCAGATTCCTTGCGCTGAGACAGaagaatgcaaaatgaaaactgaaatctgaaacaTAAGTATATGAACCAGAAATTCAGTAACGAAATTtgaaaaaacactgtttctcaCTCTTTGATGTCAGCCTccagaaactgcagaagaaatggacagtgaagaagagaaagaggaaactCCAGAAGTCTGTGCTTATAAGCGTCCTGTCTCCAAACCGTGGGTTTCTCTTGGCAGTGAAAAGGAAGTTGAAGAAGAATCTGTTAAAGAGCGCGTTAAAAAGGTGCAAATTAACAGATCTACCTATGACAAGtatcataaaaacaaatttatgttAAGTTCcttaaaaagcagaagtcagAAAATTGAAATCTGATTTGATtggatactttaaaaaaaaaaaaaaaaaaaaagagagagagagagagaaaaaaataccaaacataaatgaaaatgaagtgctgCAGGAAAACTCAGTTCCCTTTAAGTCCTGCAAATAAAGCATGTGAGGTTGCACGGGGTTTATTTACTTCTTAAACTGTATGTTCAAAAGTCCTGATCCTCTTTGGTTGTTAGCATCTCTGCCACTTTTTGCTCAATTTACTAAGTAGCCAGATTACAAATCATTGTAATTACATTCTAAGAACCTTGTTTAGCTTCAAGTATTCTGTATTCTACCTTGATGGCAAGACCTGCTCAGAAGTATTCTCAGCATGTGCTTTGTCACCAAGGCTTTGTACAAAATGAGATCTGAACCAGTGCTGATATCCTCAtgtgaaaatactgcagttaAATAACTCAGTAGGAAGTagaattttttactttttatttttttattttttctatttgaagAATCTTATGTACCCAGTTGGAATGAACCTCTGTGCAACCAACACTACCTCCTTGCCAGACCCTCcctcctgctgttttccatcTGCACTCAGTGTTGCATTATTCCTGACATTTGACCGTTGTCTTCCTCCCCTCCTCAGCTGTCTTTTAGCTTCCCCATCTCTGCCCTGACTCACCAGCCCTTCTTCCTGTCCTGCCATTATTTTGCACATTTCTGAAGGATACTGAGGAATTAACACTATACCCTACCAGTCTGGGGGAAGGCAGAAGTGTGAAATCCTCAATTTTACTTCCTACTACAACATAATATAAAATGACCAATTTTTCTTGAGTAGAAAATTTCCAGATTTATAACGGTGGCCTGTTgaacaaaatagaaatactaGCCCACGTTCCTTTCCAGTTCTCCATGAATTGCTAGGAAAAGGTATCTCAAATATGAATCCGAGACAAAGAAATACCCCTCTGCTGTCTGAAATCAAGTGCCTAACTTTCTCTGAAAGTGGAAAAGTCATATCCCTCCTCTTTTTCCAATTGTCACTAAGGAAACTCCTCActcaaaatgtttgtttttgtggatcTTCTTTCATGCACTTTTTCTCCCTATGCACTGCAAGTGAGGCTGAAATACTCTGCCATAGAACTGCAGTTTGAAACATGAGTTGAAAAGTTAGGTCCTAGAAGTCCAACTCAGTGTTAGAGACATCTCCCTGCAAAATTAATCTGGGGTGTAAATCCACCTAGAGTTGTGTGGTTTCTGTTTTTAGAACTGCCACACAACTCACTTCAGAAGAGTGACTTTTGGAGGGAGTTCTGGCAAGAAGTTTCTCAACCCTTTAGAGGCTCAGTTTTGATACTGcctgaaatagaaaatgtaGTTCTCTTATCCTGCTAGCAGTAATCCAAAACATTCACTGAAGacaacttctttcttttggaaatacaAACACGTCGTGTATTACGTATGTAGTTGACTTTCAAAGCTTATAATCATAACCAACTCAGCACAGAAACCATCAGTTGAACTAGTTCTACGGTTACATGAATGCTGCCAGCTCACAGAACAGACCCTACAAAAACTCTCTCCTCTGataacttcagaaatgtttgtggttttttttttttttccagattaagTACATGTTTTCTCGAGGACACAGGAAGTTTGGTGCACCAATTAGATTTACTGACAGGAATGCTTCACATGCAAAAGACAGTTATGTTGAATGTACTTCCTACCAAGACAAATCTTTCAGTATAAAAGTGCTTGAAAAAGATGTGGGTGTACAAATGGTTCCTGAAGTAAGAGAATCTAGTACCCAGACACAATGGTAAGTGTGAGAAATACTTTTCAGCTTATTTATTAAGCTATTAActgtttctgatttcacctAAAGTTATGCAAATTAACACCTCTGGACTTGCTCATTTATACATTAAGAGAGCAGAATTTGATgctatttcctcttctttcactttttcaaaGACATCCTAGAAAAACtgaatatattttgcttttaattttacaCAAGACATGGGTTTCTGTCTTTAagatttgtctttaaaataaacGTATACATGCTCATATTCAAACTTCCTCCACTTGGTTAGGACCTATCCAAAAAATGCAGCCACGCAGTATTTTCCTAGACAGCTGTCgaatgaagagaaagaagagattcTGTCGTCTGAGAAGCTGAAACAATTTCTCACATCAGTATGTATAAGGTAAGGTTACTGCCATCAGACATCTCGAAGGCTGTATGAAATATCGTAGAACAAAGGTGTGTGAAGACAGAACTAGTCTGTAATGGACCATCAGTCTGGCTgaatactgaatattttataCCTATATAGTCTCTCTTGCTTATTATTATATTATCAAATATTACCTTGATATTTGCTTCTATTAAGATGAACATTAAATCTATACCATATTAGTTGGAATGGTGGCTTAGTGTAACTTCAACCTGTTACAGTTGGTAGCAATAAATCTTTTCAAACAAACTGCAAAGCCAGTCTTCAAACAGCCCACTTGAGCAAAAAGTATTACAGAAGAGCAAAGGCACTGTCCTACAGCCCTTAGTCATGAGACAAGTCCCACTTAGTCATGACTTCTGCACAGGTATTAGATGATTTTCCTGTACTTGTTATACATGGAACCGGAGTTAAATTCTTCTTAAATTCATTCCCATATTTTGAATGGGAAAGAATTTGTAATGCATCACTGaggatttcattatttttttttccaataacaCAATCCaaatttttttgtaaaacaaagGCTGTATATTTTGTGCATTTATATTACTGCTGAGTTGTCATATCTGGATTCTTGAAAACGTTAACTGTTCTTTCACAAAACAGGATGGAAATTGCattgcagcaaaatgaaattatggATGCTTTCTCTGATGACTGGAAAGCCCTAGAAGACGACATGAGCAGTTCTGGTGGCAAGTCAGACATCTGTCTTAAAGCATACCAAACGTTTACAGATCTGCACTATCTCAAGGACAAAAGCATTAGCTGCATTTGTTGGCATCCAACCATCTATGGTAATGATTGAGTCTTGAATGATATGCATTATATAACAGATGTAAAATATGCATATTTCATAAAGTCATCAGGATTTAAATAGTaatactaattttaaaaaaccaACTTAATCAATATGCCTGTCTACACTGCACAGTATACTTAGAGCCAGCATTGCTGCCTGTGTAGGAAATTAATTCACCtacaaaatatttgattttatggTGGATGGGTCTGTCATATGACTTCAGGATCAATATTACACCATTaaggagcaaaaggaaagaagtagAGGTTTATCCTGATCCTTAGCTTCCACAATACATTGACAATCTTAATAGATGTAATCTCCTCAAAGCTgatcagcaacaacaaaaatataaatacatgatgggtttgtttttttttaattggtttctCAGGGATAAAGAAGTCACTCACCATAAGTAACTGTATGTTGGAATTTGGTTTGTATCCAAGAaagtttgctttctctctcaaTCAGGGATTATAGCAGAGTCAGCAATAAAACGGCCCTCCAAAGAAGAGAGAACTAAACCACAGCATGACTCAGTAATTATTTTCTGGAGCTTTTTTGATCCTATCCACCCTCAGGTATATAATGAAGTCTTTTACATACTCCAAACGTTcatataaaaagagaaaatgtgactGCATTGCTTAACtgtttgttcttccttcttctcaGTTAATATTAGAGTGTCCTGATGACATTTACTGCTTTCAGTTCAACCCAAGTGATCCAAACATTATTGCTGGTGGCTGCTTCAGTGGACAGGTATTAATTTTGTTTAAGGGTAAGATTagatatttctgtcttttcttgcaGTATAAAAAGATTGAAAAGACTCAACATTTGGAATAACTGTCACATAAATATCAGTCTCAAGAATGCAGAACTCAAACAAGAGAATTAATCATTTCTATGAGTAGGAAAGTTTTCTCTTCAATTTTACAGCTGACAGAGAGCTTATAGTTCCCtgtatttttcttgtgaaatgaATTATAGGAATTCTGCTATGTTCTGATTATTCCTAAATTGACCAGAACTTCAAGATGACTGTTTGCAGTACATCAAAATATGCTAAAAATCAGAATGTGTCAAACtgtgcaggctttttttttttctttctgttgttgaCATAAGTATAGCCGTTCAACTTATGGCACCATATTAAAGAGGTAATGGCTTCAAAGTCTTTATAAGTTCTAGTATACAGAGtgaatttcttgtttttccctcagaaaaaaaacaaaaacagaaacaccaaAACCATGAATTGTATTTGGGAAAAATGAGTATTAAtacaaagaatgaaataatattCTCCTTTCTCCTTATAGGTTGTAGTGTGGGATATTTCTCAATAcgaagaaaaactgcaaaatgctAAAAGCGTTGCTGTTGGAATGAAAAAGACAGTTGTTAATATGAATAACATTTCTGTTCTAAGTCTACTGGAGAATGATGATATGTCTGAGGTAAAGAGAGGGAAACTTAGAATACAGGTTATAGGGAAAAATGAGTGGAGGTACCCTGGCTCTTTGCAGTGAGAAACTAGGTAGGATATGAAACCTGATGAGTTCATGAAATAAATCTGTtatcacaaaaacatttctactTGATTAGTGGAGCTCAATAGTTTTACTGTATTCTGCACAGACCTCAGCTTCAATATGAATGGGCAGCAACGTTTACTCAACTCTTGCCTGTCAAATATGCAtagcatttttcttaaaagctaAAAATGGTTCTGGAAATGCTTGGATATAAAAATGATAGCATGGAAGACAAAAAGCAGACTTCAGGGGAAGTGCACTATAGAAGAGAGAGacataaaagcagagaaagaactAATAACTTAATTGGATGTGTGTCCCTGGACGAACACTGGAATTCCTTTCAGAGCTTCATATCCAAAGACCTGATTCAaggctttctgttttcagaaggtTCTGTATTAGACCTTAGTAAAACTTCATAGCCTGTTCTGAAATATATGAGAAGCATTATCAGTATATAATCTTTTTTCTTGGACAAGCTTACTATTAAGTTTTGAAAATACACgaagatatttctttttaaatatttctagcTATTACTTACGGAGGATGATGAGAGTGATAAAGGGCAAATTTTAGTGAGACATTGCACAGCCTCCTCCATACACCATAGCCATGAAAAAAGGATAACAGATATACATTGGCTGCCAGATTATTTTGAGgtgagttttattttcttccccactttttactgttttcagagATCATTGCATAAACTCAAGGTAAAATGTTGAAAAGTTGAATTATTTGTAACAGAGCTCCCTATTtctatgttttaaaatgttaattaactGGGTGCCACTTCTGCTCATTGTGCCTTACAGCTGTTCTGTATCCTCACCCTGATATGATTTTGtcattactggaaaaaaaatatattgatagTTTTACTCAAAATCTAGTATGGAATTATAATAAGATCTCTGTATTTAAGTTATGTTGAATTTCAGGTGATCACAAGGGAGAGCTGTTATCAATTCACCTGAAGTACGTGTAAAACTCCTTAACTGTTATTATAACTGCAAGTTCCTAAGTCCTAATTTTCAAATCTTACCCAAGCCAAAGTGACTTAAATTCTAGAAGATCGTTTTACATCTTGAGGCATTTACTTAGAGCATGATTTGTGCCCTCTTATTTTCCTCTCccctttgttattattttaggTCAACCGAATGGGTGAAACTTTTGAAAACAGAGCTGGAATTTGCATGCAGCTTGTAACCTGCTCCCCTGATAGGTATATGCAATGCACACTGTACGAGACACCTTCCAACTTCTTTTGGAAAGCTTCATGAAGCACATCCCATGATTCTGGTACACCTCTGGATTCCTGTCAGCCTGGCCTACAGAGCTGAAGTTCTGTACACAGAGATCAGGCACATCGAGTTCTTGACCAGTGAAGCCTTTTGCAGTTAAGGGCTCGTAAACAACCTCACACACTTGTACATTTCGTCTATATCTTAAGTAGAACTGGTCACACAAATACACTGGCCTGGAGAGCCACACCACCACAATTATGTCTTCTATGTATGAGTCTATGTATGAGAGCAAGATTTGTTAATGATACAGAGTTATTTTTCCTACTCAAAGTCAAGGAAGACTTCAAAGAATGAAGTTAAAAGACTATTTGGCTGCCCCGGTAGAGTTGTAACTGATAACATGAGGAATAAATGAATGTAAGCCACCATTTACAAAAGAAGTGATTGAGTAATTAGCATTTGTCTGCATTTGAGAATTCTATTGCTACATAAAGTTTGAAGATGAAGGAATAAGAAAGCATTtgtaaaatgcaagaaaaattgcACCTGACTTTGCAAGTAAAACAGAGAATAGTAACATACAGTTATTTTGCAGCTTAATATTATTTTGGGATATTCGAGACACCAAACTTCCCACCAAGCATTCATCTGAGAAagtaaaagaaggaaacagtttCAATATGCACCCTGAAGTTTCAGATACTTCTAATGATCCTGATCTCATCTGGAAACCTCTCATGAAGGTATTGCACACAGATGTGGAGCAGAAAAACCAAACTGTACATATGGCCGGAGCCCCATAGGAacttgtgcttttgtttcccaGCCCTTTAAAATTTCCCCTGGAACTGCAACTTTCCTGTGGATTTACTCCTAATtatgaaacatttcaaagttACTCTGACAGTACTACAAAATATATCTTGAGAAGCTAGCTCATAAGCAGCAGAGTGATTGCTTCTTAAAAACTGCAGCGTTGCAAAAGCAGATGCAGTAATAGCATATGTTGCTGTCAGCCTTTTCATTCTGCCTATCTCCGTGTCCCAAACTGTGAAACAGTTACAATCAACAGGATTATTGGCAATCCAACTCTGATTGAAATAGTCATAGGacatatttgttttgttctttatttgtGTGTGGTTTGGTGGTTTCTTGTGTTTtgggagggattttttttcttcttaattgcagcaggggatggggaaggaggaaggggctgaaaataaaggaaattaaaaagaagaccTGTTGGCCTGTTCTGCccagaacagctgcagctggtACAGATGTTAAAAAGCATAACCACTGGAgctgtttgttgttgctgttgttagaAACATAGAGAAAGTCATGCaggaaaaacttaacatgaggAACTGCAAATTTACATCTCtgtacttaaaaatgaaaaagcaaatgctttttgtgGAGTATTACAAACATGCTGCAGAATGAAAACGTCTTCCATTACAGCAGAAAGTAGTGAAGCCTTGTAGGTACAAAAGATCAAAGATCGGAGAAAATAAGATATCAGATGgtcagatgctttttttttttttcctgaacagatAAGCTTGTGCGACAAcgaagaagaaaacagtgtgaAATGCAGTCCCACCAAAATTAGTCTACAGGAACAGCATTATCATTGCAAAATCACaggtaatatttttattacacaCTATTAGGAAATATGTTTTTAGTcagtttgtatttcagtatATACATACCGTAAGCTATGCAACAAAATGCCCATAGCTGAACACAGCTGGAGAAAAACGTTTCTTAAATATGCTGATACTCAAAGTGCAGTATACAAATACCAACTATGACTGTACAAAAAGAGCTGTTCTATATCCACAGTTACTTTGTGATGGACACATATTACCAATCCCTCTCCATGCTGACGCTGCCTGAGACCAGCCACCTGCCAGAGGTTGCTCACACCAGCCAGCACCTTCACAACAACTGGGCTGCTCCTGTGctgactgagggaactggccCATTCCATTCCAGCATTCCTAtcagccacagccccagcaaCAGGGCAAGAATGCCCAGGGAAGCTATTAGACTGCCAATAAAGCTGCAGTCCTGCAGGCTTTCTTCATCTCTGTGCTTGAAACTCCCCTTCAGACAAAGAAACTGTTTGACTTGGTAACTTTTGGTGTGTAATATAAAGACGTACCTGTATTTTTTCCCAGATAAGGAACAATCTCTGCACAAATCACAAGTGCACATCAAAGAAAGCCCGCATGCACAGATGAGCGTTTCTTCAAATAAAACTCTGAATGTGCTGGAGAATATCTCCAATAACTTCTCTGTTGGAACGGAAGTAAGTTAAAATAATAGGTTACTATGGAAATGGCAATCAAAAGATCTCTGAAAGACCGAACAAGTAAATCATAGATTTTCCACAAATGATTGCACTCACATGTTTTCTTTGGGCATTAAC from Lagopus muta isolate bLagMut1 chromosome 5, bLagMut1 primary, whole genome shotgun sequence includes the following:
- the DNAI3 gene encoding dynein axonemal intermediate chain 3, whose translation is MPKNLKSGKTTLKGPKPSAKKQRSGEAKQASKEQKQPEKKDEVDLSMVGIGHPEIFPLVFTTRTQEIFNCRVDEDVTEENCFRLIKKDDIIQDLKTRAAISDFHPVKNIVLEYPGEELLIVFDANFQYGQNFYLVASEEAKENFLKPPETAEEMDSEEEKEETPEVCAYKRPVSKPWVSLGSEKEVEEESVKERVKKIKYMFSRGHRKFGAPIRFTDRNASHAKDSYVECTSYQDKSFSIKVLEKDVGVQMVPEVRESSTQTQWTYPKNAATQYFPRQLSNEEKEEILSSEKLKQFLTSVCIRMEIALQQNEIMDAFSDDWKALEDDMSSSGGKSDICLKAYQTFTDLHYLKDKSISCICWHPTIYGIIAESAIKRPSKEERTKPQHDSVIIFWSFFDPIHPQLILECPDDIYCFQFNPSDPNIIAGGCFSGQVVVWDISQYEEKLQNAKSVAVGMKKTVVNMNNISVLSLLENDDMSELLLTEDDESDKGQILVRHCTASSIHHSHEKRITDIHWLPDYFEVNRMGETFENRAGICMQLVTCSPDSLILFWDIRDTKLPTKHSSEKVKEGNSFNMHPEVSDTSNDPDLIWKPLMKISLCDNEEENSVKCSPTKISLQEQHYHCKITDKEQSLHKSQVHIKESPHAQMSVSSNKTLNVLENISNNFSVGTEDGDIIYSDWEMKTSSNEEKIGSKFKFLSKCTIHKEAVNTVQRSPFFKDIILSVGGWNFAIWKEGVTNGPILQSNCTAQRYTAGHWSLTRPGVFYIATDDGNIDIWDLLKETHKPSHSQNISKSAITRISPWVASPKQQFLAVSDDSGVLHVLEIRRTLSHPSSSEQANILNYLEKRVQDLKNHKKDQEFKIKEIGSGAGDTDGINN